The nucleotide window GGTAAAGCCAGAGCTGCCGCACTTTCTCGGCCCCGCCCCCGGCCTCCGTTACCAGCCGCTCCAGGGCTTCCTGGGGCGTGTACTTTTGCGGGCGCTGCCCAGCAGGTTGAGGCCCCCGCCGTGCACCGCCCCGGTTTTGTAGTCGATGATGCGGCGCTGGCCGTTGGGCAGCTCGTCTACCCGGTCGGCGTAGCCTACCAGACGCACCGCTACCTGCTCCCCGGTGCTGGTTTCCACAAATACCGTCCCGAACAGCTGCTGCTCCAGGCCTACCACGCGCAAAGGGCCTTCCTCGGCAATCTGCTGAGCTAGGGAATCGAGGTAGCGGTCTACCAGATGCACGCCCACGCCGCGCAGCACGTGGTTGAGGCCTTCGTCGGGCAGCTGCTGGCGCGGGGCCGCGGCTTCCTCCCCATCTTCCAGGGCCAGCCCGCGCTCCAGCAGCTCGGCAACCTGGGGCTTCCAGCTGGCAATATCTTCCACGGTTATCAGCTTGCTTTCCGCCACAAACGGCGTCATCAGGTGCTCCAGCACAAAGTGCACGGCCGTGCCGAACACGTCGGCGCCCAGGTCTTCGGCCACGCCTTCCTGCTCCTGAAACTTGGCAATGCGCGAAAAGTAAAACCGTAGGGAGCAGGTCAGAAACTCATTGAGGGCCGAAGCCGACAAGCCCCGCTCCAGCAGCCCCCGGATGGCCCCGCGCATCTCGTAGTCCTTTTCCAGCACCAGGTCGCCCTCGTATTTCTGGTACCCCTCGGAGCCGCGCGCAATTTCGCCGCCCACCTGCTGCCCGTTAGGTAGCACCGTGGCGGAGGCCGTCAGATCGAGCAGCTCCAGGCCCGGGTTCTGAGCGGCCAGATCGTGCTGAATCTGGAGCAGAAAGCGGCTTCGTTCCCCGGCCTGCACGCCCTCGGCCCCGGGCAGAATGTAAACCAGATCAACCCGCCGGGCGCGCTGGAGCAGGCGCCAGAACTGATGACTGGTGGCGGCCTCGTGCTCGGCGTAGGTGGGCATGCCGTACTTGGTGAGCACGTCGTAGGGAAACAGGGAGGTATTGCGCTTGGGCGCGGGCAAAATCTGCTCGTTGCAGCTCAGGATAATGATGTGGTCGAAGTCGAGGGCGCGGGTTTCGAGCAGGCCCATCACCTGCACCTGGGCAATCGGCTCCCCGGCGAAAGGCAGGCGGGTGCGCGTCATCTGCTCGTACAAGAACCGCCGGAAGGAGCGCACCGAAGGCCGCTGGGTGCGACAGTCGAAGGCCGAATCGAGCTGGCGCACCAGGGTATAGAACAAATAGAGGTACTCGGCTTCGATGGCCGTGTGCTCCTGCTGGTACACGTCGCGCAGCAGCTCAATCACCTCGTAGCAGGCCCGCACCACGTCGTCGCAGTTGCGCCAGGGGCGGAACAGGGCTTCTACCAGCGGGTGGTGGCGGCCCAGCTCGCGCAGCTCGGCTTCGGTGAGCAGCACGGCATTGCGCTTCACAATCTGCCGGCAGATGTCGTCCAGCACCCCGTGAAAGGCGGCCTGCTCGGGCTGGGTGTCGAGCCAGTTTTCGTAGCGGCGCAGGAAGGGGTGAGCCAGCAGCTTCGTGACGGTGAGGTGATGGTAGCGCCGGATACCGTAGTCGGAGCTGGTTTCGCCCTCCCGGATGCCGGTCAGGTGCACCTCAAACAGCAAATCAATCAGGTTGAACAAAGGCGTGCTGCGGAAGCTCAGGCCCATCGTCACGTTGAACTGGGGCACCTGCTCGGGCGGCAGGCCGTGCAGCACCGGCAAGAGCAGGGTTTCATCGGGCAGCACCACGGCCACCGAGGCCCGGGGCGCGGTGTGCAGGCCTTCCATCACCAGCTGCCCGGCCACTTTGCCCTGCATGGAGTTGTTGGCCACCCCAATAAACCGGACGCGGCGGGGCAGGGTGCGCAGCAGCTCCTCGGCGCCCATGTCCCCGAAGCCAAAGGCTGTGGGCGGTAAATCGAGGGAGTCGGCCAGCTGGCGGAAGGGCTGCCCGGCGCGGTTGGGCGAGTCGCCGTCGAGGTAAAACCGGTCGGTGTCGAAGCGCACTTCGGCCTTGCGCTCCTTCAGCAGCAGCTTGAGCAGGCGGCGCTCCGCTTTCGACAGCACGCCCAGACCCAGGAAGACATGCTGGGGCACTTGCTCGGGGGCAGTCTGCAGGCGCTTTTGCAGGGCATCCACGGCCAGGCGGTAGGCCAGGCCCGGGTAGGCCAGATGCTGCTCCTTCAGGCGGCGGCGCAGGCGGCGGTACACTTTCTCCAGGTCGTCCCAGAAGCGAAACCAGGCGGCCGTGGCCGAGGCCGGAGCCGGCGAGTCGCTGAGGTCCCAGCGTTCCAGGGCTTTGGCTTCGGACAGGTACTCGAACAGGTTGCTGGCGTCGGCCAGGTTCTGGTCGAGGGCCGAGAAGTCGTCGAGGAGCAGGCGCGACCAGCCCGTGAACAGGTCAAAATCCAGCTTGGGGTCGATTTCCCGCAGGATGTCGAACAGCAGCAGCTGCAGGGCAATGGGCTCTTCCACCTGCACGCCGGCCAGCTCCACCATGTAGTCTTCCATGGCCGCCACGCGGGGGCTCCACAGCGCCTCGCCCTTGGGCGCGGCCAGGGCCAGCTCGTTTTTGAGGTAGACCACGGCCCGGCGCGTGGGCACTACCACCACCAGGTCTGACAGCTCACTGCCCGAAAAGCGGCTCAACAAATCCTGGGCGGCCTGGCGCAGAAAGGGTTGCAGGGCAGCGGTAGGGTCAGCAGGTTCGGCGAGGGGGAAGGCAGAAGGGGCGGGGCGGGGCGTCATACTGGGTAAAGATACGGCGGGCGGGTTTCAGCCGCGCCTTCCGGTGGGTTTTGGCAAGCGGCGGGCCGCTAGGCAGCCCTTTTCTACGCGGGTATAGTATTCCGCAAGCCTTTATATAGCCAATTCACAAACGATGTAGCGGCTGTGTAGAGACGCATACTTGCGTCTACTCGTTGAACGGCATGCGGCGCAGACGACGAGACGCAAGTATGCGTCTCTACACCGTTCACGAAACCGCTATACCTTCATCATTTACCAAAATTTCCACCACGGCTTTCCGTCGGCTTCTACTGACGCTGCTTTAATGTCCGCAAGCATTTGTTGTTTTCGCCACTCATGTTCAAGCAGTTGCCGCTCGTCTTCTAGTAGTCGAGCTACCTGTTGTTTTAAATCGGCCCAGTTTTCAATATTTTCCAGGGAATACCCCTGATAGAACTTCAAAAAGTGTTCTACGTCTTGCTGTATGTTCTCCACGGAGCCGTAAATATTGGCTTGCGCTGCCTCAAAATCGTCTATTCTATAGATAAACCATTCCTCAGTATCGGTGAAAACAGCTTCGCGGCACAAGCGTTCTAAGGCGGCAACGGTCTGCTCTAAGTTGAGGGTGCAGTTGGTGTATTTCTGGTACAAAAGCCCAAGCAGCGGACCGCCTTGCGCACGTTGGGAATCAAAGCGCAGGTAGTCTCCGAAATACTCAATCAGATGATGCTTGCTCCTGGAGCTCAACAACGCCAGATCAATGAAGAAAATGTCCGGCTGTTCCTCCTGTAGAACGATTTTGTCGGCCCAGGCTATGATTTCCTCTTTGGTAAGCATGCCGCTGGCCAGCCCTGCCCTAATTAAATGGAGTGTGGGTAATATGCTTTTCGGATTGGTAGATTGCATGGGGTGATAGACGGGTAGAAGTTGTTGCCGTTCGCAAAACGATACAGTGTCAATATAGCTAACCCTGCCAGGTT belongs to Hymenobacter sp. J193 and includes:
- a CDS encoding PD-(D/E)XK nuclease family protein; the encoded protein is MTPRPAPSAFPLAEPADPTAALQPFLRQAAQDLLSRFSGSELSDLVVVVPTRRAVVYLKNELALAAPKGEALWSPRVAAMEDYMVELAGVQVEEPIALQLLLFDILREIDPKLDFDLFTGWSRLLLDDFSALDQNLADASNLFEYLSEAKALERWDLSDSPAPASATAAWFRFWDDLEKVYRRLRRRLKEQHLAYPGLAYRLAVDALQKRLQTAPEQVPQHVFLGLGVLSKAERRLLKLLLKERKAEVRFDTDRFYLDGDSPNRAGQPFRQLADSLDLPPTAFGFGDMGAEELLRTLPRRVRFIGVANNSMQGKVAGQLVMEGLHTAPRASVAVVLPDETLLLPVLHGLPPEQVPQFNVTMGLSFRSTPLFNLIDLLFEVHLTGIREGETSSDYGIRRYHHLTVTKLLAHPFLRRYENWLDTQPEQAAFHGVLDDICRQIVKRNAVLLTEAELRELGRHHPLVEALFRPWRNCDDVVRACYEVIELLRDVYQQEHTAIEAEYLYLFYTLVRQLDSAFDCRTQRPSVRSFRRFLYEQMTRTRLPFAGEPIAQVQVMGLLETRALDFDHIIILSCNEQILPAPKRNTSLFPYDVLTKYGMPTYAEHEAATSHQFWRLLQRARRVDLVYILPGAEGVQAGERSRFLLQIQHDLAAQNPGLELLDLTASATVLPNGQQVGGEIARGSEGYQKYEGDLVLEKDYEMRGAIRGLLERGLSASALNEFLTCSLRFYFSRIAKFQEQEGVAEDLGADVFGTAVHFVLEHLMTPFVAESKLITVEDIASWKPQVAELLERGLALEDGEEAAAPRQQLPDEGLNHVLRGVGVHLVDRYLDSLAQQIAEEGPLRVVGLEQQLFGTVFVETSTGEQVAVRLVGYADRVDELPNGQRRIIDYKTGAVHGGGLNLLGSARKSTRPRKPWSGW